Proteins encoded in a region of the Sugiyamaella lignohabitans strain CBS 10342 chromosome B, complete sequence genome:
- the ATG15 gene encoding triglyceride lipase ATG15: MRGEREGCLNGRAVHDGKRKTGGAERLEIHNIKDRTTILGNVTGSPRIIERRGLISKFHKPLWVAGCLLLVFLVAGLLGVRGGHHEAELLLGSAFSWTCSGLFGTRMEDAKASLYHTGEEGISHHEHSTSDSSFVHLSTPLSNEKQMEESALDPFVFALKHIYHHNTERKPLIHKRLDITETWLKEASELWWSSMAVEEISESEKSDDTLNNSTYFNYQLSARPRTFAFSKEYPIKMAPFSKKIRRIADQSPDTMEAYLEFTRTPQAKETNFIMDFDWIDHEVPVPDVQDRDTIITLAYMASDAYVDIPHTGDWTNVSDPWNNDSSLGLGWQEDGVRGHVFTNVDSSIVVISIKGTSAAIFDSGGDTAPNDKINDNLLFSCCCARISYLWNTVCDCYTGDSYTCNQECLEEQLYSEDRYYRAVLDIYRNVTSLYPDSTIWVTGHSLGGSLAALLGRTYGLPTVGFEAPPEQLATKRLHLPQPPGIPPWEDHIWHFGHTADPVFMGVCNGAGSTCWIAGYAMETQCHTGLQCVYDVVEDLGWHVSMVNHRIHVVIDDVILAYNTTPTCRVGPPCEDCFNWNFVYPSIPEPPTTTNSPISSTTTSEVITSPGTPTDTGTPEKCIRRSWYGRCIEYGPDDPPVDIEPDPGSDHFT; encoded by the coding sequence ATGAGAGGTGAGCGCGAGGGTTGTCTTAACGGTCGTGCTGTTCACGATGGCAAGAGGAAGACGGGTGGCGCCGAACGGCTCGAAATCCACAATATCAAAGATAGAACAACTATTCTAGGAAATGTGACTGGTAGCCCACGTATAATAGAGAGAAGGGGGCTTATATCTAAGTTTCACAAGCCATTATGGGTAGCTGGGTGTCTATTACTGGTGTTTTTAGTTGCTGGGTTACTGGGTGTGCGTGGCGGCCATCATGAAGCCGAGCTTTTATTGGGTAGTGCGTTTAGCTGGACTTGTAGTGGTCTTTTTGGAACACGTATGGAAGATGCGAAAGCTTCTCTTTACCATACAGGAGAGGAAGGAATCTCGCATCATGAGCATTCGACTTCTGACTCGTCATTTGTGCATTTATCCACCCCACTGAGCAATGAAAAGCAAATGGAAGAATCGGCTCTTGACCCATTCGTTTTCGCACTGAAACACATTTATCATCATAATACTGAGCGAAAGCCTCTTATTCATAAAAGACTGGACATTACTGAAACTTGGCTTAAGGAAGCTTCAGAACTTTGGTGGTCGTCTATGGCTGTAGAAGAAATAAGCGAAAGCGAAAAGAGTGATGATACTTTAAATAATTCGACCTATTTTAACTACCAATTGTCAGCCCGACCACGTACTTTTGCATTTTCTAAAGAATATCCTATCAAAATGGCGCCTTTCTCTAAAAAGATACGGCGGATAGCAGATCAATCTCCAGACACTATGGAAGCATATTTGGAGTTTACGAGAACACCCCAGGCCAAAGAAACTAATTTTATCATGGACTTCGATTGGATTGACCACGAAGTTCCTGTACCGGATGTACAAGATAGAGATACCATTATCACTTTGGCCTATATGGCGTCGGATGCATATGTAGATATTCCTCATACGGGTGATTGGACCAATGTAAGCGATCCCTGGAATAATGACTCTTCTTTGGGACTTGGTTGGCAAGAAGATGGTGTAAGAGGTCATGTGTTTACCAATGTCGATAGTTCGATAGTTGTCATATCTATCAAAGGTACATCTGCTGCCATTTTTGACAGTGGTGGAGATACAGCACCTAATGACAAAATTAACGATAATTTACTGTTTTCATGCTGCTGTGCTCGCATTAGCTATTTGTGGAATACAGTCTGCGACTGCTACACTGGAGATTCTTATACGTGCAATCAAGAATGCCTGGAGGAACAGTTATATTCTGAAGATCGATATTATCGAGctgttcttgatatttatCGAAACGTTACATCACTGTACCCCGATTCAACTATTTGGGTTACCGGCCACTCTTTAGGAGGCTCATTAGCTGCTCTTCTTGGCCGAACATATGGACTTCCAACAGTAGGTTTCGAGGCTCCTCCTGAGCAGCTAGCTACTAAACGTCTCCATTTACCTCAGCCCCCTGGTATCCCTCCGTGGGAGGATCACATATGGCATTTTGGCCATACTGCGGATCCTGTGTTCATGGGGGTTTGCAATGGGGCTGGCTCTACCTGTTGGATTGCAGGATACGCTATGGAGACACAATGTCACACGGGACTCCAGTGTGTATATGATGTGGTGGAAGATCTAGGCTGGCATGTATCGATGGTGAATCATCGGATCCACGTTGTCATAGACGATGTCATTCTCGCCTATAACACCACCCCCACTTGTCGGGTGGGCCCCCCTTGTGAAGACTGCTTCAATTGGAACTTTGTTTATCCAAGCATTCCCGAGCCTCCTACTACAACGAACTCGCCTATATCTTCCACGACGACCTCAGAGGTTATCACCTCTCCGGGAACTCCAACTGACACAGGAACTCCCGAGAAGTGCATTCGGCGGTCATGGTATGGCCGCTGTATCGAATATGGCCCTGATGATCCGCCAGTCGATATTGAACCAGATCCTGGTAGTGACCATTTCACTTAG
- the DUG2 gene encoding glutamine amidotransferase subunit DUG2 (Component of glutamine amidotransferase (GATase II); forms a complex with Dug3p to degrade glutathione (GSH) and other peptides containing a gamma-glu-X bond in an alternative pathway to GSH degradation by gamma-glutamyl transpeptidase (Ecm38p); GO_component: GO:0005737 - cytoplasm [Evidence IEA,IEA]; GO_component: GO:0005737 - cytoplasm [Evidence IDA] [PMID 14562095]; GO_component: GO:0005737 - cytoplasm [Evidence IDA] [PMID 17179087]; GO_component: GO:0005634 - nucleus [Evidence IEA,IEA]; GO_component: GO:0005634 - nucleus [Evidence IDA] [PMID 14562095]; GO_function: GO:0016805 - dipeptidase activity [Evidence IEA]; GO_function: GO:0003840 - gamma-glutamyltransferase activity [Evidence IDA,IMP] [PMID 22277648]; GO_function: GO:0016787 - hydrolase activity [Evidence IEA,IEA]; GO_function: GO:0046872 - metal ion binding [Evidence IEA]; GO_function: GO:0008237 - metallopeptidase activity [Evidence IEA]; GO_function: GO:0008242 - omega peptidase activity [Evidence IGI] [PMID 17179087]; GO_function: GO:0008233 - peptidase activity [Evidence IEA]; GO_function: GO:0008233 - peptidase activity [Evidence IGI] [PMID 17179087]; GO_process: GO:0006751 - glutathione catabolic process [Evidence IMP] [PMID 17179087]; GO_process: GO:0006751 - glutathione catabolic process [Evidence IDA,IMP] [PMID 22277648]; GO_process: GO:0008152 - metabolic process [Evidence IEA]; GO_process: GO:0006508 - proteolysis [Evidence IEA]) has product MSLVTSASYVYAGTETGEILIYDLETYQFKESLPGHNGSIFSLLLTSCAATPTKPSHNLLVSAASDSLIKVWSLSTLSELYTIYSYYDIGDIFSLAWSQDYQTLYFGAQNASIQWIKLHGDATEAGTKQDPSGLPSVRFDKFFDSTGPGGKLSPQQHAIKLKRSSSSSRSSFTDLTKAGLRRESPGPFQTSGSPLVNERLLSSTENDGTNDSAVAVDGDVSSVFSFVNDSTDSFNANSNDSSLLEVLRSNIVRFAHNGYIHSMLVTKTVSTNNGLDVLVSGAGDGTVKIWNLNKGSTLHLLRSLELENSIMSMIRGTDSFLYCGLTNGQVVMYDIDTSQVLRVDTQESSDVMALCAVGESVFKGTAGLVQKWDPSKYCRSEWKAHNGLTLAMAFSSYKSNPVLISGGNDATIALWDINNTVKTASEIPSLGPLSISPPTATPNLTSSPSVAEPLTNNVVALDNDNMIQTLTEFVSYKTISGYDFRHWSDNRRCATYLRSLLNHFGASSQLLAVHPNGNPIVYGCFSGIDSGNNSKKSRILFYGHYDVITASRSDKWETDPFDLTAIDGYLYGRGVSDNKGPILAAIFAVAELFQSSKLQNDVVFLFEGEEECGSTGFSETILKNKELIGNIDWIILSNSYWLDDTTPCLNYGLRGIINACITVSSDKPDLHSGVHGGVHREPTVDMVNLLAKLTSDDGKILIPQFDDSVRPVDAEEDKLYEAITRTPGVLEDKETLMRKWRYPSMTIHGINASGPGNTTVIPASVSASISFRIVPDQDIEQIKKSVQDYLEGSFLKFRSSNKLSVNFSHEAEPWLGDPTNKPFQILRRALRNEWQVEPLFIREGGSIPVVRVLEKIFDAPAAQLPCGQASDHAHLDNERLRITNFFKTRNVFKQAFTELCKD; this is encoded by the coding sequence ATGAGTTTAGTTACGAGTGCATCCTATGTTTACGCTGGTACAGAAACAGGAGAGATATTGATATATGATTTAGAGACTTATCAATTTAAGGAATCGTTACCGGGTCACAATGGTAGTATTTTCAGTCTGCTATTAACTTCGTGTGCCGCAACACCGACAAAGCCTTCTCACAACCTGCTGGTATCCGCCGCTAGCGACTCGTTGATAAAAGTGTGGTCATTGTCCACTTTATCCGAATTATACACAATTTATTCATATTATGACATTGGTGATATTTTCAGTCTTGCATGGTCTCAAGATTATCAGACATTATACTTTGGAGCTCAGAATGCCAGCATCCAATGGATCAAATTACATGGGGACGCGACTGAGGCTGGCACGAAACAAGATCCTAGTGGACTTCCTTCTGTACGATTTGATAAGTTTTTTGACTCGACGGGCCCCGGAGGCAAGTTATCACCCCAACAACATGCAATTAAACTTAAGAgatcatcttcgtcaagTCGTTCCTCATTTACGGACCTCACTAAAGCCGGGTTGAGGCGAGAGAGCCCAGGACCATTCCAGACTTCTGGCTCACCGCTTGTAAATGAAAGGTTGCTTAGTTCCACTGAAAATGATGGTACCAATGActctgctgttgctgtggACGGAGATGTCTCATCTGTTTTCTCCTTTGTTAACGATTCGACAGATTCTTTCAATGCTAATTCGAATGATTCATCACTGCTTGAAGTGCTACGAAGTAATATTGTTAGATTTGCGCATAATGGTTATATTCATTCAATGCTTGTTACTAAAACCGTCTCTACAAATAATGGACTGGATGTTTTAGTTTCGGGTGCTGGCGATGGAACTGTCAAGATTTGGAATCTGAACAAAGGTAGCACCTTGCACCTGTTGCGTAGCTTAGAGCTTGAAAACAGCATCATGTCAATGATTCGTGGGACTGATTCATTTCTATATTGTGGTCTAACTAATGGACAAGTGGTAATGTATGACATCGATACATCTCAAGTTTTGCGGGTCGACACGCAGGAGTCTTCGGACGTTATGGCACTTTGCGCAGTCGGTGAGAGTGTTTTTAAAGGGACTGCAGGACTTGTGCAAAAATGGGATCCTTCAAAATATTGCCGTTCAGAATGGAAAGCCCACAATGGGTTGACTCTGGCCATGGCTTTTTCTTCATACAAAAGCAACCCTGTTTTAATCAGTGGCGGTAACGATGCTACTATTGCACTATGGGATATAAACAATACGGTAAAGACAGCTAGTGAGATTCCATCATTGGGTCCATTATCCATATCTCCTCCAACAGCTACTCCTAATCTGACTTCTTCACCGTCAGTTGCAGAGCCACTAACAAATAATGTGGTTGCATTAGATAATGACAATATGATTCAAACTTTGACTGAGTTTGTATCATACAAAACTATCTCGGGTTACGACTTTCGGCATTGGAGTGATAATAGAAGGTGCGCTACTTATCTTCGCAGCCTTCTTAATCATTTTGGAGCATCCTCTCAGCTTTTAGCGGTGCATCCTAATGGCAATCCCATTGTTTACGGATGCTTCTCCGGAATAGATAGCGGCAATAATTCAAAAAAGTCACGGATTCTTTTTTATGGCCATTATGATGTAATCACTGCATCTCGCTCTGATAAATGGGAGACAGATCCTTTTGACCTTACCGCTATCGATGGTTATCTTTACGGAAGAGGCGTATCTGACAATAAGGGGCCCATTTTAGCTGCTATTTTTGCGGTTGCAGAGCTTTTTCAATCTTCGAAACTTCAAAATGACGTAGTTTTTCTCTTCgagggtgaagaagaatgtGGTAGTACTGGATTCTCGGAAAcaattttaaaaaataaggAATTGATTGGAAACATCGATTGGATTATTCTAAGCAATTCATACTGGCTTGATGATACTACGCCTTGCTTGAATTATGGATTGAGGGGCATTATAAATGCTTGTATAACAGTTAGTAGTGACAAACCGGACTTACATTCAGGCGTACATGGCGGAGTGCACCGCGAACCAACCGTTGATATGGTAAACCTATTAGCCAAACTGACATCCGACGACGGAAAGATACTTATTCCTCAGTTTGACGACTCAGTACGACCCGTGGATGCTGAAGAGGATAAGCTTTACGAAGCCATTACTCGCACCCCTGGAGTCTTAGAAGATAAGGAAACACTGATGCGAAAATGGAGATATCCCTCCATGACCATTCATGGCATAAACGCAAGCGGGCCAGGAAATACAACTGTTATCCCTGCATCAGTCTCGGCCTCAATATCATTCCGCATTGTTCCCGATCAAGATATTGAGCAAATTAAAAAGTCAGTCCAAGATTACCTTGAAGGATCTTTTTTGAAGTTCAGGTCTTCCAACAAGCTCTCGGTGAATTTTTCGCATGAAGCAGAACCATGGCTTGGCGATCCCACCAATAAACCATTTCAAATCCTGCGGCGAGCGTTGCGGAATGAGTGGCAAGTAGAACCACTCTTTATTCGAGAAGGAGGATCTATTCCTGTTGTCAGAGTTCTAGAAAAGATATTTGATGCGCCTGCTGCTCAACTTCCCTGTGGCCAGGCAAGTGACCACGCGCATTTGGATAACGAGCGACTTCGTATCACAAACTTTTTTAAAACTCGCAACGTATTCAAACAGGCTTTTACAGAGCTCTGCAAAGATTAA
- a CDS encoding Pc12g03400: MSLLELYGRFCQDPKAEYLAYAAVMAYVSSGLEFNGQDDIVKQLQKDRQEVKRLDNVISKHQTNSALVLETETSLEFLRGPGSFVPTLSSNLVVDERATIVLVHIVAFDSNSKISGIKFIWDQATLLKQLNVIGNRGNAWPICKGQDQAKLSNKVQQNISERGHIENSISLSDRAVQPSGQNNLVSENQPLRSSPASPNYNTSQNGMPCRLIVKESSKDSKAMTTNIHSDTQYQTRPKPRAKEVYINLFSEEDDLPGYTRIIGGGGGGYGDARKGLKPSWHWGDEGSQENSIFP; the protein is encoded by the coding sequence ATGTCGTTACTAGAGTTATATGGCAGGTTCTGCCAAGATCCGAAGGCGGAATATCTAGCTTATGCTGCCGTAATGGCATATGTCAGTTCTGGGTTGGAGTTTAACGGCCAAGACGACATAGTGAAGCAACTACAAAAAGACAGGCAGGAGGTGAAAAGGCTAGACAATGTAATATCGAAGCACCAAACAAACTCGGCTCTGGTATTGGAAACTGAAACATCTTTGGAATTCCTACGGGGACCGGGCTCTTTTGTTCCTACTCTCAGTAGTAATCTTGTGGTTGATGAAAGGGCCACTATAGTGCTTGTTCACATTGTTGCTTTTGATAGCAATAGCAAAATCTCTGGAATCAAATTTATATGGGATCAAGCTACTTTattgaagcagctgaatGTTATAGGAAACCGAGGAAATGCTTGGCCCATATGTAAAGGACAGGACCAAGCCAAACTTTCTAATAAAGTTCAACAGAATATTAGTGAAAGAGGACATATTGAAAATTCTATAAGCTTAAGTGACAGGGCTGTCCAACCATCTGGGCAAAATAATTTGGTGTCCGAAAATCAACCTCTACGATCTTCTCCTGCTAGCCCAAATTACAATACGTCACAGAACGGTATGCCATGTCGTCTTATTGTCAAGGAATCTTCGAAGGATTCTAAAGCGATGACAACAAACATTCACAGCGATACGCAGTACCAGACTAGGCCCAAGCCAAGAGCAAAAGAGgtatatattaatttattctctgaagaagatgaccTTCCTGGATATACGCGAATTATTGggggtggaggtggtggctATGGTGATGCTAGAAAAGGTCTCAAACCATCTTGGCATTGGGGGGACGAAGGCAGTCAAGAAAATTCTATCTTTCCCTAA